Proteins encoded in a region of the Streptomyces sp. NBC_00310 genome:
- a CDS encoding dioxygenase family protein, with protein sequence MMSGQSGDAGAQAAADQQAREQALVEQVVASFETAEDPRLKQMMQALTRHLHAFLREVRLTEGEWASAIEFLTAAGHITDDKRQEFILLSDVLGASMQTIAINNEAYANATEATVLGPFFVEGSPGIPLGGDISFGAAGQPCWVEGTVTGTDGAPVPGARIEVWEADEDGFYDVQYDDDRVAARGHLVADDNGHYRFWAITPTPYPIPHDGPVGALLASVGRSPMRASHLHFDVRAGGKRTLITHIFVRGDELLTRDAVFGVKESLIHDFVEHPAGTPAPDGRDLADRAWSSVRFDIVLAPAHTAGPGVVSTEGASE encoded by the coding sequence TCGAGCAGGTCGTGGCCTCGTTCGAGACGGCCGAGGACCCACGGCTGAAGCAGATGATGCAGGCGCTGACCCGGCACCTGCACGCGTTCCTGCGCGAGGTGCGCCTGACCGAGGGGGAGTGGGCGTCCGCCATCGAGTTCCTCACCGCGGCCGGACACATCACCGACGACAAACGGCAGGAGTTCATCCTGCTGTCGGATGTCCTCGGGGCGTCCATGCAGACGATCGCGATCAACAACGAGGCCTACGCCAACGCGACCGAGGCGACGGTGCTCGGCCCGTTCTTCGTCGAGGGCTCGCCCGGGATCCCCCTGGGCGGGGACATCTCCTTCGGCGCCGCCGGACAGCCGTGCTGGGTCGAGGGCACGGTCACCGGCACCGACGGCGCACCCGTCCCGGGGGCACGCATCGAGGTGTGGGAAGCCGACGAGGACGGCTTCTACGACGTGCAGTACGACGACGACCGCGTGGCGGCACGGGGTCACCTCGTCGCCGACGACAACGGCCACTATCGGTTCTGGGCGATCACCCCGACCCCGTACCCCATCCCGCACGACGGCCCCGTCGGCGCGCTGCTCGCCTCCGTCGGCCGTTCCCCCATGCGCGCCTCGCACCTGCACTTCGACGTCCGGGCCGGGGGAAAGCGAACGCTGATCACCCACATCTTCGTCCGCGGCGACGAACTCCTCACCCGTGACGCCGTGTTCGGTGTCAAGGAATCGCTCATCCACGACTTCGTGGAGCACCCTGCGGGCACCCCCGCCCCCGACGGACGCGATCTCGCGGACCGTGCCTGGTCCAGCGTCCGCTTCGACATCGTCCTCGCGCCCGCGCACACCGCGGGGCCGGGCGTCGTTTCCACCGAAGGAGCCAGTGAATGA